The following coding sequences are from one Salvia hispanica cultivar TCC Black 2014 chromosome 3, UniMelb_Shisp_WGS_1.0, whole genome shotgun sequence window:
- the LOC125213590 gene encoding protein WHAT'S THIS FACTOR 1 homolog, chloroplastic, with product MYRLQKPFAMNKTRESSISSCYTRIQIMHKTTAGRKPKKKIYHRVQELDRVMDLHKKPSVILQLKSIIQSQKTTSLLLRDLEKEVGFVHKWTYMAVIERYPTVFRVFGGQGSPPAVTLTEKAKKIAFLESEARAEMEPILVRNLRKLLMLSVDCKLPLKTIDLISDELGLPHDFKNCVILKYPEFFRLDEMNGREFLHLENWDSSLAVTAREERLLPQELVLNTRRVRISKDGNLPGPFAFQLRFPAGFRPNVSYLEEVERWQKLEFPSPYLNARRFEVSDPKSRKRAVAVLHELLSLTMEKRLTSAQLDAFHSECRLPSRLLLCLIKHHGVFYVTNKGVKSTVILKEAYDGTTLVHKCPLIEYRDKFMALIGRNECSSCNEAKILEKQ from the exons ATGTATAGACTGCAAAAGCCATTTGCGATGAACAAAACGAGGGAATCCAGCATTTCATCATGCTACACAAGGATTCAAATCATGCACAAAACAACTGCAGGTAGAAAGCCAAAGAAGAAGATATACCACAGAGTGCAAGAACTGGACAGGGTCATGGATCTTCACAAGAAGCCCTCTGTAATCCTTCAGCTCAAATCCATCATTCAATCCCAGAAAACAACCTCCCTTCTGCTCAGAGACCTCGAGAAAGAAGTTGGCTTCGTGCATAAATGGACTTACATGGCCGTGATCGAGAGATACCCCACCGTTTTTCGTGTATTCGGTGGTCAGGGGTCGCCTCCCGCGGTCACATTGACTGAAAAAGCTAAAAAGATTGCGTTTTTAGAGTCGGAGGCGAGGGCGGAGATGGAGCCCATTTTGGTCAGGAATTTGAGGAAGCTGTTGATGCTTTCAGTTGATTGTAAACTCCCTTTAAAAACCATTGATTTGATCTCTGATGAGTTGGGATTGCCTCATGATTTCAAGAACTGTGTGATTCTGAAATACCCCGAGTTTTTCAGATTGGATGAGATGAACGGGAGGGAGTTTCTGCATTTGGAGAATTGGGATTCTTCGCTAGCAGTAACTGCTCGCGAGGAGAGGCTGTTGCCTCAAGAACTCGTCCTCAATACGAGACGCGTTAGGATATCCAAAGATGGGAACCTTCCGGGGCCCTTTGCGTTCCAATTGAGGTTTCCTGCTGGTTTTAGGCCGAATGTGAGTTATCTCGAGGAGGTTGAGAGGTGGCAGAAGTTGGAATTCCCTTCTCCTTACTTGAACGCGAGGAGGTTTGAAGTGTCCGACCCAAAGTCTCGAAAGAGAGCTGTGGCAGTGCTTCATGAGCTCTTGAGTTTAACCATGGAGAAGAGATTGACTTCTGCTCAGCTGGACGCCTTCCACTCAGAATGCCGGCTGCCTTCTCGGCTCCTGCTCTGCTTGATCAAGCATCACGGCGTGTTTTATGTTACTAACAAAGGTGTGAAGAGCACTGTGATTCTCAAGGAGGCTTATGATGGGACAACATTGGTTCATAAGTGTCCTTTGATTGAGTATAGAGATAAATTCATGGCTCTTATCGGGAGGAACGAGTGCAGTTCGTGCAACGAG GCTAAAATTCTTGAAAAGCAATGA